In Nitrospirota bacterium, the following are encoded in one genomic region:
- the cobI gene encoding precorrin-2 C(20)-methyltransferase, producing MRGKLYAIGVGPGDPELLTLKALKILRGVPCICVPKGREEGSSLALSIVQKALSLEGKEIIETHFPMRKTKSIKASKYQSIKGSDPFIDSELDNKWAETVKNILSRLTKGIDVAFITLGDPAIYSTFFYLYDRLLESNPELKIDIIPGVSSINASAAKAKISLGLADEKIAILPANYIENLNETLEKFDTVVLMKVNKVFEGIMHTLTEMNLLNNAIYISRACMEDEKVFKDIKDVKEEDLNYFSMVIVKKGR from the coding sequence ATGCGAGGGAAACTTTATGCCATAGGCGTAGGTCCCGGAGACCCGGAATTATTAACCCTGAAGGCATTAAAAATCCTAAGGGGTGTCCCCTGCATCTGCGTTCCAAAAGGCAGAGAGGAAGGAAGCAGCCTTGCCTTGTCTATCGTACAAAAGGCATTGAGCCTTGAGGGGAAAGAGATTATAGAAACGCATTTCCCGATGAGAAAGACAAAAAGTATCAAAGCATCAAAGTATCAAAGTATCAAAGGCTCTGACCCTTTTATTGATTCCGAACTTGACAACAAATGGGCTGAGACTGTAAAAAATATCCTGAGCAGGCTTACCAAAGGGATTGATGTCGCATTTATCACATTAGGAGACCCTGCTATCTACAGCACTTTTTTTTATTTATATGACAGGCTGCTCGAATCAAACCCTGAATTAAAGATAGATATAATACCCGGCGTATCCTCCATAAACGCCTCTGCGGCAAAGGCAAAGATATCTCTGGGGCTTGCTGACGAAAAGATCGCAATCCTGCCCGCAAATTATATTGAGAACCTGAATGAAACGCTGGAAAAATTCGACACTGTAGTGCTTATGAAGGTTAATAAAGTCTTTGAAGGAATAATGCATACCCTCACTGAAATGAATTTACTGAACAATGCAATATATATATCAAGGGCATGCATGGAAGATGAAAAGGTATTTAAGGACATAAAAGATGTCAAAGAAGAAGACCTTAATTATTTCTCTATGGTAATAGTTAAAAAGGGGCGGTAA
- the cobM gene encoding precorrin-4 C(11)-methyltransferase, translated as MSKVYFIGAGPGDPELITVKGKKLLDSADVVIYAGSLVNPDLLKGIKAEIYNSASMTLDETMNVIKESIATKKIVVRLHTGDTSFYSAISEQIEKLRELNIEYEVIPGVSSAMAGAAILGQELTIPEISQTVIFTRIEGKTPVPETEKLSELAKHKTTMVIFLSAGMIEKVKGELLQGYSEDTPVVIIEKATWKEQKVVRGQLKDIVRLVKDAGIKKTALIYVGESLRASEKSLGKESKLYHRDFKHGYRK; from the coding sequence ATGAGCAAAGTATATTTCATAGGAGCAGGGCCCGGCGACCCTGAACTGATAACAGTTAAAGGCAAAAAACTGCTTGACAGCGCTGACGTTGTTATTTACGCAGGAAGCCTTGTTAATCCTGACCTCTTGAAAGGCATAAAAGCAGAGATATATAATTCCGCATCCATGACGCTTGATGAAACAATGAATGTTATTAAAGAGTCAATTGCAACCAAGAAAATAGTTGTAAGGTTGCATACAGGCGATACATCATTTTACAGCGCAATATCAGAGCAGATAGAAAAGCTACGGGAGTTAAACATTGAATATGAAGTTATCCCGGGCGTTTCATCGGCAATGGCAGGAGCCGCAATACTCGGACAGGAACTCACAATACCCGAAATAAGCCAGACCGTAATATTTACTCGTATTGAAGGAAAAACGCCTGTGCCGGAAACTGAAAAGCTCAGCGAACTTGCAAAACATAAAACTACAATGGTCATATTTTTAAGTGCGGGGATGATTGAAAAAGTTAAGGGTGAACTTTTGCAGGGCTATTCCGAAGACACACCTGTTGTAATCATTGAAAAGGCTACATGGAAGGAACAGAAAGTCGTAAGAGGACAGTTAAAAGACATTGTAAGATTAGTTAAGGATGCAGGGATAAAAAAGACTGCGCTTATTTATGTCGGCGAATCATTAAGGGCATCCGAAAAATCTTTAGGCAAAGAATCAAAACTGTATCACAGGGATTTCAAGCATGGCTACAGAAAATAA